One Vigna unguiculata cultivar IT97K-499-35 chromosome 11, ASM411807v1, whole genome shotgun sequence DNA window includes the following coding sequences:
- the LOC114170741 gene encoding beta-glucosidase 13-like, with the protein MTYNRYYFHVLLPLIVLLSLLITVTEGVAPTPEIALLNRNSFPSGFIFGTASSAYQYEGAANEGGKGPSIWDTFTHKYPDKIKNRGSGDVATDSYHRYKEDVQIMKDMNLDAYRFSISWSRILPNGQLSGGINQEGIDYYNNLINELVANGLQPFVTLFHWDLPQSLEDEYGGFLSSRIVKDFQDYAELCFKEFGDRVKNWITLNEPLTYSQQGYTVGIMAPGRCSSWLNPSCNGGDSGTEPYLVTHHQLLAHAAAVNVYKTKYERIQNGSIGITLNFIWCEPLSENKLDRQATERVIDFMFGWFMDPLTRGDYPKNMHLLVKSRLPKFTKEHSKLLINSFDFIGINYYTSRYVSDAPELRNVRSSYMTDALANLSFVREGKTIGLNVASDWLYVYPRGFRDLLLYTKEKYNNPLIYITENGINDYDDPSLSLEESLLDIYRVDYHYRHLYYLQEAIKNGVNVKGYFAWSLLDNFEWNFGYTMRFGLNFVDYRNGLKRYSKLSALWFMDFLNLEFKLQNSL; encoded by the exons ATGACATACAACAGATATTATTTTCATGTTCTTCTACCTCTCATTGTTCTACTTTCTTTATTGATTACTGTTACAGAAGGTGTTGCTCCGACTCCAGAAATAGCTTTGTTGAATCGGAATAGTTTCCCATCTGGCTTCATCTTTGGTACAGCATCCTCAGCCTATCAG TATGAAGGTGCAGCAAATGAGGGTGGTAAAGGGCCAAGTATTTGGGATACCTTCACTCATAAATATCCAG ATAAGATAAAGAACAGAGGCAGTGGAGATGTTGCCACTGATTCATATCATCGTTACAAG GAAGACGTTCAGATTATGAAAGATATGAATTTGGATGCTTACAGATTTTCCATATCTTGGTCAAGAATTCTTCCaa ATGGACAATTAAGTGGAGGTATAAATCAAGAAGGAATTGACTATTACAACAATCTTATCAATGAGCTGGTGGCAAATG gTTTACAACCATTTGTGACGCTTTTCCATTGGGATCTTCCACAATCTTTAGAAGATGAATATGGTGGCTTCTTAAGTTCTCGCATTGT GAAAGATTTTCAGGATTATGCAGAACTTTGCTTCAAGGAATTTGGTGACAGAGTGAAAAATTGGATAACTTTGAATGAGCCATTGACTTATAGTCAACAAGGTTATACAGTAGGAATAATGGCACCAGGTCGATGTTCTTCTTGGTTGAATCCTAGTTGCAATGGCGGTGATTCTGGGACAGAACCCTATTTGGTCACGCATCACCAACTTCTTGCTCATGCAGCAGCGGTAAATGTGTACAAGACCAAGTACGAG AGAATTCAAAATGGTTCGATAGGCATaactttgaattttatttggTGCGAGCCACTATCGGAAAACAAACTTGATCGACAAGCTACTGAACGAGTTATTGATTTCATGTTTGGATG GTTTATGGATCCATTAACAAGAGGAGATTATCCCAAAAACATGCATTTGTTGGTGAAATCACGATTACCAAAATTTACAAAGGAGCATTCCAAATTGCTTATTAATTCGTTTGATTTTATCGGCATAAACTACTATACCTCTAGATATGTTTCTGATGCACCAGAATTAAGAAATGTCAGAAGCAGTTACATGACAGATGCTCTTGCAAATCTTTCAT TTGTACGTGAAGGAAAAACTATTGGTCTAAAT GTTGCTTCAGATTGGTTGTATGTTTATCCAAGAGGATTTCGAGACCTTTTATTGTACACTAAAGAGAAATACAACAATCCTTTAATTTATATCACTGAAAATG GTATAAATGATTATGATGATCCATCACTCTCGCTTGAAGAATCTCTCTTAGATATTTATAGAGTTGATTATCATTATCGCCATCTATATTATCTTCAAGAAGCAATTAa GAATGGTGTAAATGTAAAAGGGTATTTTGCATGGTCACTCCTTGATAATTTTGAATGGAACTTTGGTTACACGATGCGATTTGGATTGAATTTTGTAGATTACAGAAATGGTTTGAAAAGATATTCCAAACTTTCTGCTCTCTGGTTCATGGATTTTCTTAATTTAGAATTCAAACTTCAAAATTCCCTGTAA
- the LOC114168392 gene encoding uncharacterized protein LOC114168392 yields the protein MGRGRGKGKKLSVSNEEDGVISGEEERVPKQKRRGRPQKVLKDEFDEEEIEEMEADGSGESVKNAVVSSKETKNLNSTKQGRKRKRNSEEKTEAGEEKNGVRIGSNIDGLTKCNGFRNNGSRRKSKPRRAAEAGVLCKQDYA from the coding sequence ATGGGTAGAGGCAGAGGAAAGGGTAAAAAGTTAAGTGTGAGCAATGAAGAAGATGGTGTTATAAGTGGGGAGGAAGAGAGGGTTCCGAAGCAGAAAAGAAGAGGAAGGCCACAAAAAGTGTTGAAGGATGAGTTTGATGAAGAAGAAATTGAGGAAATGGAAGCTGATGGTAGTGGTGAGAGCGTGAAGAATGCAGTAGTCTCTAGCAAAGAGACGAAGAATCTGAACAGCACAAaacaaggaagaaaaagaaaacgaaattCGGAAGAGAAAACAGAAGCAGGTGAAGAGAAAAATGGGGTTAGAATTGGATCAAACATTGATGGCTTAACAAAGTGTAATGGATTTAGAAACAATGGAAGCAGACGAAAAAGTAAACCTCGTCGAGCTGCAGAAGCTGGTGTGCTGTGTAAGCAAGACTATGCTTGA
- the LOC114169349 gene encoding probable E3 ubiquitin-protein ligase ARI7, with the protein MESEDDMHDANDIDSLDDDFYSGETEDAPLDYYSDYDDEADDYFEDADRIESRRPEQNFTILKESDIKQRQEEDVTRVATVLSISRIFASILLRYYNWSVSRVHDAWFADEEQVRKTVGLLEKPIVQLDNNTKELTCGICFENYPRARIEMASCGHPYCISCWEGYISTSISDGPGCLMLRCPDPTCGAAVGQDMISLLKSDEDKQKYARYLLRSYIEDNKKSKWCPAPGCEYAVTFDAGSGGNYDVSCLCSYSFCWNCTEEAHRPVDCGTVAKWILKNSAESENMNWILANSKPCPKCKRPIEKNQGCMHMTCTPPCKYEFCWLCLGVWSDHGERTGGFYACNRYETAKQEGVYDDTERRREMAKNSLERYTHYYERWASNQSSRQKALADLQQMQTVHIEKLSDIQCQPESQLKFITEAWLQIIECRRVLKWTYAYGFYLPEHEHAKKQFFEYLQGEAESGLERLHQCAEKELQPFLCADEPSREFNDFRTKLAGLTSVTRNYFENLVRALENGLSDVDSNGASFSRATSSKNAAGSSKSRSGRVKGTFRTSMSSRMNDDSHWCCEHCTYANVKSATTCQMCYQQRR; encoded by the exons ATGGAGTCGGAGGATGACATGCACGACGCCAACGACATCGATTCCCTCGACGACGATTTCTACAGCGGCGAAACCGAGGATGCGCCCTTGGATTACTACAGCGATTACGACGATGAGGCCGATGATTACTTCGAAGACGCTGACAGGATTGAGTCTCGTCGCCCTGAG CAAAATTTCACCATTTTGAAGGAATCTGACATCAAACAAAGACAGGAAGAAGATGTCACTAGAGTAGCAACTGTTCTTTCCATATCAAGAATTTTTGCAAGCATACTACTTCGTTACTACAATTG GAGTGTCAGTAGAGTGCATGATGCATGGTTTGCTGATGAAGAACAAGTCAGAAAAACAGTTGGTTTGTTGGAGAAGCCAATTGTCCAGCTTGATAATAATACTAAAGAG CTTACTTGCGGTATCTGTTTTGAAAATTATCCTCGGGCTAGAATTGAAATGGCTTCCTGTGGTCATCCCTACTGTATCTCATGCTGGGAAG GCTATATCAGCACATCCATTAGTGATGGTCCCGGATGTTTGATGCTGAGATGTCCTGATCCCACTTGTGGTGCTGCTGTTGGTCAAGATATGATTAGTCTTTTAAAATCTGATGAAGATAAGCAGAAATATGCACGTTATCTTCTTAGATCATACATTGAAGACAATAAGAAG TCCAAGTGGTGTCCTGCTCCAGGTTGTGAATATGCTGTCACTTTTGATGCTGGTAGTGGTGGGAATTACGATGTCTCTTGCCTCTGTTCATATAGTTTTTGTTGGAAT TGCACTGAGGAGGCTCATCGTCCGGTAGACTGTGGGACTGTGGCAAAGTGGATTTTGAAGAACAGTGCAGAGTCTGAAAACATGAATTG GATACTTGCTAATTCAAAGCCATGTCCCAAGTGCAAGCGACCAATTGAGAAAAATCAAGGGTGCATGCACATGACTTGCACACCGCCCTGTAAATATGAGTTTTGCTG GCTGTGCCTTGGTGTATGGTCAGACCACGGTGAAAGAACTGGGGGTTTCTATGCTTGCAATCGCTATGAAACAGCTAAACAAGAAGGAGTG TATGATGATACTGAAAGAAGAAGGGAAATGGCAAAGAATTCATTGGAGAGATACACACATTATTATGAGCGGTGGGCCAGCAATCAATCT TCAAGGCAAAAAGCTCTTGCGGATCTGCAGCAGATGCAAACTGTTCAT ATTGAGAAGCTTAGTGACATACAGTGTCAGCCTGAGTCACAGCTTAAGTTTATTACTGAGGCCTGGCTACAA ATAATCGAGTGTAGAAGAGTACTGAAGTGGACATACGCATATGGGTTCTACTTACCCGAGCATGAGCATGCGAAAAAACAGTTCTTTGAGTACTTACAAG gtGAAGCAGAATCTGGGCTGGAGAGACTTCATCAATGTGCAGAAAAGGAACTTCAGCCATTCCTATGTGCTGATGAGCCATCTAGAGAGTTCAATGACTTTCGTACTAAACTAGCTGGATTGACTAG TGTAACTAGAAACTACTTTGAGAATTTAGTAAGGGCGTTAGAGAATGGTTTATCTGATGTGGATAGTAATGGAGCTTCCTTCAGCAGAGCAACGAGCTCAAAAAATGCTGCTGGGAGCAGTAAGAGTAGATCTGGAAGAGTAAAGGGAACTTTTCGAACCAGCATGTCCAGCAGAATGAATGATGATAGTCATTGGTGTTGCGAGCATTGTACCTATGCAAATGTGAAATCTGCCACCACATGCCAGATGTGCTATCAACAGCGTCGATGA